One part of the Arabidopsis thaliana chromosome 4, partial sequence genome encodes these proteins:
- a CDS encoding carboxyl-terminal proteinase-like protein (DUF239) (Protein of Unknown Function (DUF239); INVOLVED IN: biological_process unknown; LOCATED IN: endomembrane system; EXPRESSED IN: central cell; CONTAINS InterPro DOMAIN/s: Protein of unknown function DUF239, plant (InterPro:IPR004314); BEST Arabidopsis thaliana protein match is: Protein of Unknown Function (DUF239) (TAIR:AT2G35250.1); Has 665 Blast hits to 642 proteins in 27 species: Archae - 0; Bacteria - 11; Metazoa - 0; Fungi - 10; Plants - 644; Viruses - 0; Other Eukaryotes - 0 (source: NCBI BLink).): MHLQNSMILSLFFFFYLVATTHAKDDQFFECVDFYKQPSLQHPLLKHHKLQIMSSPRRSTICPRGMVPIQKFRNNANNLNAQVAVNHATLDTKFASEKYHGASAVLSIHNPTFSGKATRSNIWIEKGAPQGLNCIIFGWAIEPKFYGDNKTHFTTYWSNDGFYKTGCYNTVCKGFIQHFSDLYPGKPFDQVSTYGGRQVAANLSIIRDGPTGNWMLMNSGALVGYWPKELFSHLGLGADTIRYGGLTVGGAPMGNGKFPDKGNDLSKSSYFKDMKYVDANFKNNPISELEMIVDTPKPYCFRLNYLKDQQTITYGGPGPCPY; the protein is encoded by the exons ATGCATCTCCAAAACTCAATGATcttgtctcttttcttcttcttctatcttgTGGCAACAACTCATGCAAAGGATGATCAGTTTTTCGAGTGTGTCGATTTCTACAAGCAGCCCTCACTACAACATCCTTTACTGAAACACCACAAACTCCAG ATTATGAGCTCACCAAGGAGAAGTACTATATGTCCGAGAGGGATGGTCCCGATCCAGAAATTTCGTAACAACGCCAACAATCTTAATGCTCAAGTTGCCGTTAAT CATGCAACACTTGACACAAAATTTGCAAGTGAAAAATACCATGGTGCGAGTGCAGTCTTAAGCATACATAATCCGACGTTCAGTGGAAAAGCTACAAGAAGTAATATTTGGATTGAGAAAGGGGCTCCTCAAGGACTCAACTGCATTATATTTGGCTGGGCG ATAGAACCAAAGTTTTACGGTGATAACAAGACTCACTTCACGACTTATTGGTCG aACGATGGATTTTATAAAACGGGATGTTATAATACAGTATGCAAAGGATTTATACAACACTTTTCAGATCTGTATCCTGGCAAACCTTTTGACCAAGTATCTACTTATGGTGGACGACAAGTAGCTGCAAATCTATCTATTATTCGG GATGGACCTACGGGAAATTGGATGCTAATGAATTCTGGTGCGTTAGTTGGATATTGGCCTAAGGAATTATTCTCACACTTAGGATTGGGAGCTGATACAATCCGTTACGGCGGGCTAACGGTTGGAGGTGCTCCGATGGGCAACGGAAAGTTTCCAGATAAGGGAAATGATCTAAGTAAATCCTCGTATTTTAAAGACATGAAATATGTTGATGCCAATTTCAAGAACAATCCCATCAGTGAGCTGGAGATGATTGTTGATACGCCAAAACCCTACTGTTTTAGGTTGAATTATTTGAAAGATCAACAAACCATTACATATGGTGGGCCTGGTCCTTGCCCTTAttaa
- the UCH3 gene encoding ubiquitin C-terminal hydrolase 3 (ubiquitin C-terminal hydrolase 3 (UCH3); FUNCTIONS IN: ubiquitin thiolesterase activity; INVOLVED IN: ubiquitin-dependent protein catabolic process; LOCATED IN: intracellular; EXPRESSED IN: 24 plant structures; EXPRESSED DURING: 15 growth stages; CONTAINS InterPro DOMAIN/s: Peptidase C12, ubiquitin carboxyl-terminal hydrolase 1 (InterPro:IPR001578); BEST Arabidopsis thaliana protein match is: Peptidase C12, ubiquitin carboxyl-terminal hydrolase 1 (TAIR:AT1G65650.1); Has 1294 Blast hits to 1288 proteins in 232 species: Archae - 0; Bacteria - 0; Metazoa - 624; Fungi - 359; Plants - 155; Viruses - 0; Other Eukaryotes - 156 (source: NCBI BLink).) → MATASESSSSKRWLPLESNPDVMNQYLWGLGLAPDEAECNDVYGLDDELLEMVPKPVLAVLFLYPITKKSEEERIEQDKEIKEKVHSDKVYFMKQTVGNACGTIGLLHAIGNITSEIKLSDGSFLDRFFKSTANMTPMERAKFLENDSQIEDAHSVAVIAGDTPASEDADTHFICLACVEGELYELDGRKAGPISHGASSPATLLKDATKVIKKMIEKNPGSLNFNLIAISKRT, encoded by the exons ATGGCGACCGCAAGCGAGAGTTCTTCATCTAAGAGATGGCTTCCACTTGAATCTAACCCAGATGTTATGAATCAG TATCTCTGGGGACTTGGTCTTGCCCCTGATGAAGCAGAGTGCAATGATGTGTATGGGTTAGACGATGAACTTCTAGAGATGGTTCCAAAGCCTGTTCTTGCTGTTCTCTTCCTTTACCCAATCACCAAAAAG agtgaagaagagagaatcgaGCAAGACAAGGAAATTAAGGAAAAG GTGCATAGCGATAAAGTTTACTTTATGAAACAAACTGTTGGTAATGCTTGTGGAACCATTGGTCTTCTTCATGCTATTGGGAATATTACCTCTGAAATCAAACTCT CCGACGGATCGTTCTTGGATAGATTCTTCAAATCCACTGCCAACATGACTCCTATGGAG CGTGCCAAGTTTCTCGAGAATGACAGTCAAATAGAAGATGCTCATTCTGTAGCTGTTATAGCTGGTGATACACCT GCTTCAGAAGACGCAGACACGCATTTCATTTGTTTAGCTTGTGTAGAAG GTGAGCTCTATGAACTTGATGGAAGAAAGGCAGGACCGATTTCACACGGTGCTTCCTCTCCAGCTACCCTCCTGAAG GACGCAACAAAAgtgataaagaagatgatcgAGAAGAATCCGGGCTCTCTCAACTTCAACCTGATAGCCATCTCTAAGAGAACCTGA
- a CDS encoding Hyaluronan / mRNA binding family (Hyaluronan / mRNA binding family; FUNCTIONS IN: RNA binding; INVOLVED IN: biological_process unknown; LOCATED IN: nucleus, peroxisome; EXPRESSED IN: 23 plant structures; EXPRESSED DURING: 14 growth stages; CONTAINS InterPro DOMAIN/s: Stm1, N-terminal (InterPro:IPR019084), Hyaluronan/mRNA-binding protein (InterPro:IPR006861); BEST Arabidopsis thaliana protein match is: Hyaluronan / mRNA binding family (TAIR:AT5G47210.1); Has 14577 Blast hits to 9436 proteins in 968 species: Archae - 15; Bacteria - 3155; Metazoa - 5443; Fungi - 1433; Plants - 1957; Viruses - 142; Other Eukaryotes - 2432 (source: NCBI BLink).), whose product MASVNPFDLLDDDAEDPSQIVASKPLKVVAPVQTAKSGKMPTKPPPPSQAVREARNAPGGGRGAGRGGSYGRGGRGGNNRDSRNNDGPANENGYGGGYRRSEEGDGARRGGPVGGYRGDRRGSYSNGGDSGDSERPRKNYDRHSRTAYGNEDKRDGAGRANWGTTQDDITPVTEESTAVVDKNLTVEKQDGEGEATDAKNETPAEKAEEKPEDKEMTLEEYEKVLEEKKKALQATKVEERKVDTKAFEAMQQLSSKKSNNDEVFIKLGTEKDKRITEREEKTRKSLSINEFLKPADGKSYYRPRGGYQGGREGRGPREGNQRDGGRNLREGGRNQRDGGAAAQAPTPAIGDSAQFPTLGK is encoded by the exons ATGGCGTCTGTGAACCCTTTCGATCTCTTGGACGATGACGCAGAGGATCCCAGCCAGATTGTTGCGTCTAAGCCATTGAAGGTTGTGGCTCCGGTTCAGACTGCTAAGTCTGGTAAGATGCCGACTAAGCCGCCTCCTCCTTCTCAAGCTG TGAGGGAGGCAAGGAACGCTCCTGGTGGAGGTCGTGGTGCTGGACGTGGAGGGAGTTATGGTCGTGGTGGACGTGGTGGAAACAATAGGGATTCAAGGAACAATGATGGTCCTGCCAATGAAAACGGATATGGTGGAGGCTACAGACGCTcagaagaaggagatggagCTAGACGTGGTGGGCCTGTTGGTGGATACCGTGGTGATCGCCGTGGAAGCTACAGCAATGGTGGTGATTCAGGTGACTCTGAAAGACCACGCAAGAACTATGACCGTCACAGTAGAACAGCGTACGG GAATGAGGATAAACGTGATGGAGCTGGCCGTGCGAATTGGGGAACCACTCAGGATGATATTACTCC GGTGACTGAAGAATCCACAGCTGTTGTGGACAAGAATTTGACTGTTGAGAAGCAAGATGGTGAAGGTGAAGCAACTGATGCAAAGAATGAAACACCTGCTGAGAAAGCAGAGGAAAAGCCTGAGGACAAG GAGATGACTTTGGAAGAGTATGAGAAGGttttggaggagaagaagaaagctctgCAGGCGACCAAGGTTGAGGAAAGGAAGGTTGACACTAAAGCATTTGAGGCCATGCAACAGCTCTCAAGCAAAAAGAGCAACAACGATGAAGTCTTCATCAAACTG GGAACAGAGAAGGACAAGCGCATTactgagagagaagagaagacaagGAAG TCATTGAGCATCAATGAGTTTCTGAAACCTGCGGATGGAAAGAGTTACTACAGACCAAGAGGTGGTTACCAAGGTGGAAGGGAAGGACGTGGACCAAGAGAAGGAAACCAGAGGGACGGTGGAAGAAACCTGAGGGAAGGAGGGAGAAACCAGAGGGACGGAGGAGCTGCAGCACAGGCACCAACACCGGCCATTGGGGACAGTGCACAGTTCCCTACTTTGGGTAAGTAA
- the RAB1C gene encoding RAB GTPase homolog 1C (RAB GTPase homolog 1C (RAB1C); FUNCTIONS IN: GTP binding; INVOLVED IN: protein transport, small GTPase mediated signal transduction; LOCATED IN: plasma membrane, vacuole, membrane; EXPRESSED IN: 25 plant structures; EXPRESSED DURING: 16 growth stages; CONTAINS InterPro DOMAIN/s: Ras GTPase (InterPro:IPR001806), Small GTP-binding protein (InterPro:IPR005225), Small GTPase (InterPro:IPR020851), Ras (InterPro:IPR013753), Ras small GTPase, Rab type (InterPro:IPR003579); BEST Arabidopsis thaliana protein match is: RAB GTPase homolog 1A (TAIR:AT5G47200.1); Has 29496 Blast hits to 29428 proteins in 784 species: Archae - 23; Bacteria - 169; Metazoa - 15486; Fungi - 4134; Plants - 3462; Viruses - 20; Other Eukaryotes - 6202 (source: NCBI BLink).), giving the protein MNPEYDYLFKLLLIGDSGVGKSCLLLRFADDSYLDSYISTIGVDFKIRTVEQDGKTIKLQIWDTAGQERFRTITSSYYRGAHGIIVTYDVTDLESFNNVKQWLNEIDRYASENVNKLLVGNKCDLTSQKVVSTETAKAFADELGIPFLETSAKNATNVEEAFMAMTAAIKTRMASQPAGGSKPPTVQIRGQPVNQQSGCCSS; this is encoded by the exons ATGAATCCTGAATA TGACTATTTGTTCAAGCTTTTGCTCATTGGTGATTCTGGTGTTGGAAAGTCGTGCTTGCTTCTAAGGTTTGCT GATGATTCCTACCTGGATAGCTACATCAGCACCATTGGTGTCGACTTT AAAATCCGAACAGTCGAACAAGATGGAAAGACCATCAAACTCCAGATT TGGGATACGGCAGGCCAGGAACGTTTCAGAACGATTACTAGCAGTTACTACAGAGGAGCTCATGGAATTATT GTGACTTATGATGTAACAGATCTAGAAAGCTTCAACAACGTCAAGCAATGGCTAAATGAAATCGACCGCTATGCAAGTGAGAATGTTAACAAGCTACTGGTTGGGAACAAGTGTGATCTCACATCACAGAAAGTTGTATCCACTGAGACAGCTAAG GCTTTCGCTGATGAACTTGGGATCCCATTCTTGGAAACAAGTGCTAAGAATGCTACCAATGTCGAAGAAGCTTTCATGGCCATGACTGCTGCAATCAAGACCAG AATGGCGAGCCAACCTGCAGGAGGATCTAAGCCACCAACGGTCCAGATCCGAGGACAACCTGTTAACCAGCAATCAGGCTGCTGCTCCTCTTAA